The genomic DNA CCTGCACCACAGGATCATTTTCCATATCAGGCAACCCTAAGAAAGTATTTTTTATTACGCCCCTGACTATCTTACAACTTTCGATAATATCTTCCGCAGTAGCAGCATGATGCGCCTCGCAGAAACCAACTACATGGTAGATATGAGGCTTTATCGCCATGGCAAGGTATGCCGACGACGCAAGCTGCCCTTTTGCCTGAGATAGGTCCCCTGGGAAGCTGGCAAGGCCTGCCCTGGCCTGCCTATAAACTTTGAAATTATCATCTTGCAGCGATTCGATAAGTTCGATTTTTGCCAGCATTTTTGCCAGGTCCATCCTAGGCGAAAGCGATGGCGGGACGTTGAACATGTATTGAGCCACATAGTGCTTTACACCCATCTTTTTGGCATTATAAGCAGCCAAATACGCTGTTGCAACTCCCACTGCGTCATGGGCATCCCTGAGGCTCCAATGATGGGATTCGTTTACTTCAACAGGTATGCCCCTCTCGCCGTGCCATTTCATCACTTTTTGATTTTCCCTTATAGCCTCCCTGAGAGGCCTTGAGCTTCTTTTGTCCAAAACGCTGTACCAACACAGAGGCACGGCGCACCAGGCATTTTTTATGGTTTCCTGCAAGAGCTCTGCAAACTCAATGAGATGTGTGGTGCCGCTGTAGCACCGAAGAAGCGGATAATTTCCGCGGCGCGATGCTTCGTAAAGAGCTTCAAAATCTTCTTTTTTCCGCAGCGGAACGCCCCCTGCTCCGTCCAGTCTTCTGTCCATTTTATGCTGTTCGAAGAAAAATTCCTGGGCGTTCTGGTCTGGGGCAATAGAAATGACATCCAGTACCTTTGCTTCAGATACCTTTTTGATAGCTTCTATCGTGGCCTCAAGGGTAGGCAAGCCGAGATGATGCCTCAAAATTGGATACGGATAT from Caldanaerovirga acetigignens includes the following:
- a CDS encoding cobalamin B12-binding domain-containing protein, giving the protein MAKILGATIGNCVHVAGVMNFLSLAEREGYEVEFLGAAVKIDELIAAVKDSRPDYVGLSYRLTPEPLREILKELREKIESSGIDKGIKWIFGGNEPTAQIAEESGIFYKVFNGLEDIDDVLGFLKGYRHSEKENYPQDLVSRIESKYPYPILRHHLGLPTLEATIEAIKKVSEAKVLDVISIAPDQNAQEFFFEQHKMDRRLDGAGGVPLRKKEDFEALYEASRRGNYPLLRCYSGTTHLIEFAELLQETIKNAWCAVPLCWYSVLDKRSSRPLREAIRENQKVMKWHGERGIPVEVNESHHWSLRDAHDAVGVATAYLAAYNAKKMGVKHYVAQYMFNVPPSLSPRMDLAKMLAKIELIESLQDDNFKVYRQARAGLASFPGDLSQAKGQLASSAYLAMAIKPHIYHVVGFCEAHHAATAEDIIESCKIVRGVIKNTFLGLPDMENDPVVQERKYQLIKEAMVILSAIKQLNPSVEDPLSDADTIAKAIELGILDAPHLKGNPAACGKLVTRMVNGALYAYDPEENKILTEEERIDKIFKRAQLTVI